One window of Elaeis guineensis isolate ETL-2024a chromosome 11, EG11, whole genome shotgun sequence genomic DNA carries:
- the LOC105053526 gene encoding carbon catabolite repressor protein 4 homolog 4 isoform X8 — MQNTTMLTLWFTSGGLVLTPRTGSNNPHGSSGQLFRRICKSKMSGMPKPPCPKFISLEDGEFTTKSTSNGFKFRLVSYNILAQVYVKSSYFPHSPSSCLKWKARSQAILMEFKNLSADFLCIQELDEYNSFYKSNMESLGYSSLYIQRTGQKRDGCGIFYRSSSAELILMEEIHYNDLVNGIDYENVPTEIESNNTLDVDRREEASGKDSTKANSHGDQGDPNDPCVRLKRDCVGLLMAFKLRDPSNHLIVVANTHIYWDPNWADVKLAQVKYLRRRVSQFKEIVSNKFCSTPSVIIAGDFNSTPGDEVYIISQTPSPLCKESKIHV, encoded by the exons ATGCAAAACACCACAATGCTGACTCTGTGGTTCACCAGTGGAGGCCTTGTACTGACTCCAAGGACTGGATCAAACAACCCTCATGGATCATCAGG CCAATTGTTCAGGAGGATTTGCAAGAGCAAGATGAGTGGAATGCCGAAGCCTCCTTGTCCGAAGTTTATTTCTTTGGAAGATGGAGAATTTACAACAAAAAGTACTTCAAATG GTTTCAAATTCCGCCTTGTATCGTATAATATTTTAGCCCAG GTTTATGTGAAGAGTTCCTATTTTCCACACTCTCCATCTTCTTGTCTCAA GTGGAAAGCTCGTTCACAAGCTATTTTGATGGAATTTAAGAACCTTAGTGCTGACTTCCTCTGCATACAG GAGTTAGATGAATATAACAGCTTTTACAAAAGCAACATGGAGAGCCTTGGATATTCAAGTCTTTACATTCAAAGAACTGGGCAAAAAAGAGATGGGTGTGGGATTTTTTACAGGTCTAGCAG TGCGGAATTGATCCTAATGGAAGAAATACATTACAATGATCTTGTGAACggtattgattatgagaatgttCCAACTGAAATTGAAAGCAATAACACACTTGATGTTGATAGAAGAGAGGAAGCATCTGGAAAAG ATTCTACAAAAGCGAACAGTCATGGTGATCAAGGAGATCCTAATGATCCATGTGTCAGATTGAAACGTGATTGTGTTGGCTTATTGATGGCTTTTAAGCTTAGAGATCCTTCTAATCATTTGATTGTTGTGGCAAATACACACATTTACTG GGATCCAAATTGGGCTGATGTAAAGCTTGCGCAAGTAAAATATCTTCGAAGACGAGTTTCACAATTCAAAGAAATTGTTTCAAACAAATTTTGCTCTACACCTTCCGTTATTATAGCTGGTGATTTCAATTCTACTCCTGGAGATGAG GTTTATATCATATCTCAGACACCATCCCCACTTTGCAAGGAGAGCAAGATTCATGTTTGA